The sequence TTTTTTGGCCGAGATCGCTCCCAAAGCAATTCGAGGAGTGCTGGGTgcctttttttccttcaATATCATGCTTGGTGTTTCCCTTGGCTACTGGGTTAACTACATTGCCATTCTCCACATCTCGCCTAAATCCCACTGGCAGTGGCGAATGCCCGTTCTCTTTCAACTCGTGAGTTCCATTTCCATATATCCGCCGACTATGCAGCTGAAGGAATCTTCAATAGTATCCTGCTATAATTCTCCTTTCTGCCCTTCCATTTTTGCCCGAATCTCCTCGATGGCTCATCCTTAGGGGAAAGAATGATCGGGCCCTTCATACTCTGGCCAGAATCAGGCGTCTTCCTGAGGACCATCCCTATGTAGAAGAGGAATACAACGAAATCGCTTCTTCTGTCAACACTGAACTTGAAATCGCTCATTCTACCTCCTGGCTTGGTCTCTTCCGCGAACTCAAGGATGACCGGACCCTCCTTCGGCGATTCATCCTTGTAATGATTGTTCAACTTGGCTTCAACTTCTCTGGGGGTAACTCTATCACTTATTATCAAACTTCTATCCTCTCCACCATCAACGTCACGACTTCTGACGGCGCTTACCTCTTCTCTGGTATTTATGGTCTCATGAAGGTACTCGCTGTCCTTGTATACGCCTTCTTGCTCTCCGAGCGATTTGGTCGGAGAAAGATGTTACTCATCGGTGCGACCATCAACATCCTCTGTGTGCTATGGATTGCCATCTACCTTGGCGCTCTTGCTGGTCACAACAAGGCCGCTGGATGGGTTGCCATCGCTGCCGTTTGCCTCTTCGCTATCGGATACGGTATCGGGTGGGCCCCTGTAGCCTTCGGTCTTAATGGGGAAGTTTTTCCCAACAGAATGAGGGCGAAAATCATGTCCCTCACTATCGGCATGCAATACCTTGCCAACTTCTGTCTCACGAGATTCTTCCCGAACATGGTGAGTCTGGCGGAAATCAATGCCTACCGCTTTGGACAAGGAGCACGACACTGACTTTTTTCTGCTCTCATTACTTTCTAGATCGCCAACATTGGCGCTTTCGGTCCTTTTGCTATATTCACTTGCGTCTCCGCCCTCATCTGGGTCTACGTCTTTGTTGCCTTGCCCGAAACTAAGGGCCTATCGATCGAACAGATGAGCTCCCTCTTCGGCGGCCATTGGTTCCAGAACGGATTTAACAAGGCTGGCGATAAGGCATCCGAGTCCGAGAACGTCACACCAATCGAGTACGATGGGGTCGAAGAGACAAAAAAAGAGTACAGCCATGTTGAGAGAATTAGTACTGTGTAAGGTCCGCTAATCGTTGTCATAAATAGAAATGGTATTTCGTGATTCGGAAGGCATCTCAGGGCTTTGAAGATTTATGATATTACGATCATTACCAAGCGTAAGATCGAGAAATAAAGATTGTTTTATTAGCATTATTGTTATTGTATGGCATGCCATATCGTGTATGTTAACCGCACATAAATGCATTAACTGTACAGAAGGAAATCCTAGCGAAAAGCAATCGACCAGTCGTTTGCTGATCGCCTTACTTTCTAGAGCCCTTCTCTTGCCTTTCCACTTCTTGAATCATCTTTGTAAATTTGAGCGTCCAGAGATTGGATTGATTTTGATCAGTCACATTCAAGAGTAATCAAGGCCGAGCTGAGAGAGTTTTGGCTGTAAACCAAGAGGTGCTGGCCGTCTTGCAGAGATGGACAGGTGGTAATGTCTCCGTATTCGATTTGAATCTCGGGCTTGCCGGCAGCCAGGAAGGAGTCATAAGTGTTGCACTCCTCGTACTCGTGCTACAAGAAAGAGTTACGGTTTGAGTCAGTAAAGTGAGTTGTGTTGTGCGTTAATAAATAGAAACATATCGACTTACACAAGACTCAATGACGGCAAAATCAAAGGCCTCAATAATCTCAGACTGATAAGAGGTAGCATCACCGTTATCATCCACGAGAAGTGAACCGGCGTTCTTGAGGTCAATCATGAGACCTTGGCTACGAGCAGTGGAGGAAAGCCAGAGGAGATAGTTGACCTGATCGTCGGCAGTGTTACCGTGGAGCTGGTCTGAGTTGGCAAACTGTTACAAAATAGCATGTAGTCAGCATGATTAATTTTGCTTGTGATAAGGGCAGAGGGGTTGAGGGATCGGGAGAGCTTCTGCCCTACTTACACTGTCGACGTTGTCAGGGTCTACACCGTCACAGCCCTTGGCCATAAATGACGAAATACGAGCAGACATGATGCTCTCGACATTGGAAATACACGAGGCACTGTGGATGTCAAGCCACCACTCGTTCCAGCCAGAGAGTTTATTGTCATTAGAAGAACAAGCATCCCCTGCAAAGGAGCCACCAGGACCACAAACACAGGCGGGATCGAACTTATCGG comes from Cryptococcus gattii WM276 chromosome G, complete sequence and encodes:
- a CDS encoding Endo alpha-1,4 polygalactosaminidase precursor, putative (Similar to TIGR gene model, INSD accession AAW44548.1) produces the protein MILISLSSWFLVISSLVAATAAKPYPRNVHHQHCGLSSSVTMVETSVDATSPEETASTVNSLNTETALASATNSNNAATASSISTVTSVSLSSTFIYELDAQSVTSPEVTADTGLVVNAGVYIVDSEGTSEDTIAQYHADGKTVICYFSAGTWEPGRSDADKFDPACVCGPGGSFAGDACSSNDNKLSGWNEWWLDIHSASCISNVESIMSARISSFMAKGCDGVDPDNVDSFANSDQLHGNTADDQVNYLLWLSSTARSQGLMIDLKNAGSLLVDDNGDATSYQSEIIEAFDFAVIESCHEYEECNTYDSFLAAGKPEIQIEYGDITTCPSLQDGQHLLVYSQNSLSSALITLECD
- a CDS encoding Hexose transport-related protein, putative (Similar to TIGR gene model, INSD accession AAW44550.1), producing the protein MAGALGSLINKKALENTPKEVFNLYVFFIAFILSLSGGLHGANTSNISGILSMPDFIATFNMKHYSASAASNIKGWTTSVIVLGGLIGALTSSPFNDRLGRRWTLFLNALIFAAGTIVQLVATGNINQVIGGRAMQGFASGVGTVTGTLFLAEIAPKAIRGVLGAFFSFNIMLGVSLGYWVNYIAILHISPKSHWQWRMPVLFQLYPAIILLSALPFLPESPRWLILRGKNDRALHTLARIRRLPEDHPYVEEEYNEIASSVNTELEIAHSTSWLGLFRELKDDRTLLRRFILVMIVQLGFNFSGGNSITYYQTSILSTINVTTSDGAYLFSGIYGLMKVLAVLVYAFLLSERFGRRKMLLIGATINILCVLWIAIYLGALAGHNKAAGWVAIAAVCLFAIGYGIGWAPVAFGLNGEVFPNRMRAKIMSLTIGMQYLANFCLTRFFPNMIANIGAFGPFAIFTCVSALIWVYVFVALPETKGLSIEQMSSLFGGHWFQNGFNKAGDKASESENVTPIEYDGVEETKKEYSHVERISTV